One region of Candidatus Neomarinimicrobiota bacterium genomic DNA includes:
- a CDS encoding TrkA family potassium uptake protein encodes MSKFVVIGLGVFGRQVALTLAQEGAEVIAVDSDMERVEELHDYISYSVKLDSTDPSALRSLGLQDMDAAIVAIGENFEANLLTAAYLKQLGVEKVITRASNPIHRKILEQIGADEIISPEDEVGKKTAHRLLRPNLVDYLELGEDYNLIRVETPKDLVGKTLGEIDFRKNYHLNIVSIHKREVTEHEDGETVKESMQNAVPDSQTTLEEGNILVIAGKDKDIERFTGKFL; translated from the coding sequence ATGAGTAAATTTGTAGTTATTGGTTTAGGTGTATTTGGACGACAGGTTGCGCTCACCCTGGCCCAGGAAGGAGCCGAGGTAATCGCAGTCGATTCAGACATGGAGCGTGTTGAGGAATTACACGATTATATTTCGTATTCGGTCAAACTGGATTCCACCGACCCGTCTGCCTTGCGTTCTCTGGGACTTCAGGATATGGACGCCGCAATTGTGGCTATCGGCGAAAATTTCGAGGCGAATTTATTGACGGCTGCATATTTAAAACAACTCGGTGTGGAAAAAGTCATCACCCGTGCCAGTAATCCGATCCACCGGAAAATTCTGGAGCAGATCGGGGCCGATGAGATTATCTCACCTGAAGATGAAGTCGGGAAAAAGACGGCGCATCGCTTGCTTCGGCCGAACCTGGTGGATTACTTGGAGCTTGGAGAAGACTATAACCTAATCCGTGTGGAGACCCCCAAAGATTTAGTAGGCAAAACCCTCGGCGAAATCGATTTTCGGAAAAATTATCACCTGAATATAGTCAGTATTCACAAGAGGGAGGTTACGGAACATGAGGATGGGGAGACCGTAAAGGAATCTATGCAAAACGCCGTACCAGACAGCCAGACCACTCTGGAGGAAGGGAATATTTTGGTAATTGCCGGGAAGGATAAGGATATTGAGCGTTTCACCGGGAAATTCCTGTAA
- the rho gene encoding transcription termination factor Rho gives MEDRGYGFIRKKSLDWRRTNDDIFVAPNIILDNELRQGCLVAGDTEPGRESGLQVKSVSGVNGVSVSKWKQITRFGNGVPISPVEKFQLERHGGDKTGRIIDAVAPIGKGQRSLIVAPPRGGKTVLLKNIAQSLEKNHKESHLIVLLVDERPEEVTDMVRSVKGEVFASSKDQNAQNHLRTAELTLDYAKRRVEMGDDVVMLVDSLTRLGRAANANQKSSGRTMTGGIDIRAMEFPRALFGAARKIEDEGSLTIAATALVETNSRMDDYIFEEFKGTGNMELVLDRTLAEQRIYPAVNILESGTRQEEKLFGKMTSAHQRLRRELSRYSAREALETLLNLIEKTSSNDEMLRQFDRRAKVS, from the coding sequence ATGGAAGATCGGGGATATGGATTTATCAGGAAAAAGTCCCTCGATTGGCGGCGAACAAATGATGACATCTTTGTGGCGCCGAACATTATTTTGGACAACGAATTGCGCCAGGGTTGCCTGGTGGCAGGTGATACGGAGCCGGGACGCGAGAGTGGATTGCAGGTAAAGTCTGTCTCGGGAGTGAATGGCGTTTCCGTAAGTAAATGGAAGCAGATTACACGGTTTGGAAATGGTGTACCGATTTCGCCGGTTGAAAAGTTTCAACTGGAGCGGCATGGTGGTGATAAAACCGGCCGGATTATCGATGCGGTTGCTCCTATCGGTAAGGGACAGCGGTCACTCATCGTTGCACCGCCGAGGGGCGGGAAGACCGTGCTGCTGAAAAATATTGCACAATCCCTGGAGAAAAATCATAAGGAGTCGCACCTCATTGTGCTTCTGGTCGATGAGCGGCCAGAGGAGGTCACCGATATGGTGCGCTCGGTCAAAGGGGAAGTCTTTGCCAGTTCCAAGGATCAAAATGCACAGAATCACCTCCGCACAGCAGAACTCACCCTCGATTACGCCAAGCGCAGGGTTGAGATGGGCGACGATGTCGTCATGTTGGTCGATTCGCTTACCAGACTCGGACGGGCGGCCAATGCCAACCAAAAGAGCTCCGGACGGACCATGACCGGCGGTATTGACATCCGTGCGATGGAATTTCCCCGGGCCTTATTTGGCGCGGCTCGTAAAATCGAGGACGAGGGGTCCCTGACCATTGCGGCCACGGCACTTGTCGAGACGAACAGCCGCATGGACGATTACATTTTTGAGGAATTCAAGGGCACCGGTAACATGGAGTTAGTGCTGGACCGGACATTGGCCGAGCAGCGGATTTATCCTGCAGTGAATATTCTGGAATCCGGTACCAGGCAAGAGGAAAAATTGTTCGGAAAAATGACCAGCGCCCATCAGCGGCTTCGCCGGGAACTCAGCCGGTACAGCGCGCGTGAGGCTCTGGAAACCCTGTTGAATCTCATTGAAAAAACAAGTTCCAACGATGAGATGCTCCGGCAGTTTGACAGGCGCGCCAAAGTGTCGTGA
- a CDS encoding T9SS type A sorting domain-containing protein codes for MKQLLTFVIGLALLFTPLPSLANQLTLINHGLCGFPQTSKPVSSPVFVRPLEKPSLAADTTFNIRKNVAEQSNEFIEDVDFTKVFTSADLDIFVETSEWESSRVISQTIEDLRGAMLEETPSGSVFPEMGIYEGEIELFGQPPDIDGNGKIVILLIDVRDNYKPGEGGNFIAGYFDPADQTNQSGNRSDILYIDTNPGLQSGNFLNTMMTAAHEMQHLIHFAYDRDEELWVNEGLSEVTAHLFGLPGRNFSHFLGSPSRNLTTFDQSIEDYTKVGLWTLYLYTQYGTNVLRQITHNPGNGTDALESVFSANGIPGFKRVFTNWSVANVGHAYLEPAVAGDTYKYGGFTIGPPEPAMTVSNFPTPAQRGTIKGYSASYIRIIGGSDVSAQVLPPTSIPLDVTSMLSDGSQSNLEQAFNVNSSTTQQLNNYNDYGNAWLVLTNPSPADNSSFSVTFNGSGGQIVETLDYAGGPPNFYITLQGGTAATDFSFPSPETEIIQASVNLHNTLPVTLELRDEKQGSLLASNRLDSPSRGWNTWQLDSLNIKTDKASLIVVPDQDADSNGVGYSDTLGFSGNSYYRPQNSNSFFALGDLRVGSGENETELDGDWNMRMQISYPGTGSYPTGDSLTHNPWILSHNIHGETVLLDVKSGRQGGPIRIDVFNILGQHIKTIANTEHPPNYLGTYAWDAANSNGTPVTSGMYFMLVQFNGEKKVRKITLLK; via the coding sequence ATGAAGCAACTGCTGACGTTCGTGATTGGACTTGCATTATTGTTTACACCCCTACCATCTCTGGCAAATCAGTTAACCCTAATCAATCACGGATTATGCGGATTTCCCCAAACAAGTAAACCTGTAAGCAGTCCGGTTTTCGTTCGTCCGTTGGAGAAGCCATCCCTCGCCGCCGATACCACTTTCAATATTCGGAAAAACGTGGCAGAGCAATCGAACGAATTCATCGAAGACGTCGACTTTACCAAGGTATTTACCAGCGCGGATCTTGACATTTTCGTGGAGACGTCCGAATGGGAATCCTCACGAGTTATCTCGCAAACTATCGAGGACCTCCGAGGTGCCATGCTGGAAGAGACACCATCCGGATCAGTGTTCCCGGAGATGGGAATTTATGAGGGGGAGATCGAGCTGTTTGGTCAGCCCCCGGATATTGACGGGAACGGCAAGATAGTTATTCTGCTTATCGATGTCAGGGATAATTACAAACCGGGAGAGGGCGGCAATTTTATCGCGGGATATTTTGACCCGGCTGATCAGACGAATCAGTCCGGCAACCGGAGTGATATACTGTATATTGATACCAATCCGGGGTTGCAATCCGGAAACTTCCTCAACACCATGATGACGGCTGCCCATGAGATGCAGCATCTGATTCACTTTGCGTATGACCGGGATGAGGAACTGTGGGTAAACGAGGGACTTTCGGAAGTGACGGCCCACCTGTTTGGGTTGCCGGGGCGTAACTTTTCGCATTTTCTCGGATCGCCCTCCCGAAATTTAACCACGTTTGATCAGAGCATTGAGGATTATACGAAAGTTGGGCTTTGGACACTGTACCTGTATACTCAATACGGAACGAATGTACTCCGGCAAATCACCCATAATCCCGGGAACGGAACAGATGCGCTGGAATCGGTATTCAGTGCCAATGGGATCCCCGGGTTTAAACGTGTTTTTACTAACTGGTCCGTTGCCAATGTGGGGCACGCATACCTCGAACCGGCTGTCGCCGGTGATACCTACAAGTATGGTGGGTTTACTATTGGCCCGCCGGAGCCTGCGATGACTGTTTCCAATTTTCCGACGCCGGCCCAACGTGGAACCATTAAAGGGTACTCGGCGTCGTACATCCGGATAATCGGCGGTTCGGATGTCTCCGCCCAGGTGTTACCGCCTACGTCAATTCCATTGGACGTCACTAGTATGCTCTCCGATGGCAGTCAGTCCAATCTGGAGCAGGCTTTTAATGTGAATTCGAGCACAACCCAGCAGCTCAACAATTATAACGATTACGGAAACGCCTGGCTGGTTCTGACGAACCCGAGTCCGGCGGACAATTCCTCTTTTTCGGTGACATTTAACGGATCCGGCGGACAGATCGTCGAAACCCTGGATTACGCGGGCGGGCCGCCGAATTTCTATATTACGCTCCAGGGAGGAACCGCCGCCACGGATTTTTCATTTCCGTCTCCGGAGACTGAAATTATACAGGCGTCCGTGAACCTGCACAATACTCTGCCGGTGACATTGGAACTTCGGGATGAAAAACAAGGGAGCTTACTGGCTTCCAACCGACTGGACAGTCCATCCCGGGGCTGGAATACCTGGCAACTCGACTCCCTTAATATCAAGACGGATAAGGCGAGTTTGATAGTTGTTCCTGACCAGGATGCCGACTCGAATGGAGTAGGATACTCTGATACCCTTGGATTCTCCGGGAATAGTTATTATCGACCACAAAACAGTAATTCATTCTTTGCATTAGGTGATTTGAGGGTTGGCTCGGGAGAAAATGAAACCGAATTAGATGGCGACTGGAATATGCGGATGCAGATTAGTTATCCCGGCACCGGCTCCTATCCCACCGGTGATTCTTTGACACACAATCCATGGATCCTCTCCCATAATATACATGGGGAAACCGTTTTACTGGACGTCAAATCGGGTAGGCAGGGCGGACCGATCCGGATCGACGTGTTTAACATTCTTGGCCAGCACATAAAGACAATTGCCAATACAGAGCACCCACCCAACTATTTGGGAACGTATGCCTGGGACGCAGCGAATTCGAATGGAACACCTGTAACCAGCGGTATGTACTTTATGTTGGTCCAATTTAACGGTGAAAAGAAGGTGCGGAAAATTACCCTGCTTAAATGA
- a CDS encoding hemerythrin domain-containing protein: protein MKRHDALVTLSSEHHTGLVWARRLTQLSDSEDTLNPGEVAHEFLDVWDSEINPHFRKEEDFLLPIFAGEGDYSDECIWEMLQQHIILRREIWRLRQAHSVEILVRIGELLMEHIRHEERIVFPFIEEQSSNETLREINDALEE from the coding sequence GTGAAGCGTCACGACGCACTAGTAACGCTTTCTTCTGAACATCATACGGGATTGGTCTGGGCCAGAAGGCTGACCCAGCTCAGTGATTCCGAAGACACCCTCAATCCAGGCGAAGTTGCTCACGAGTTTCTCGATGTGTGGGACAGTGAAATCAACCCGCATTTCCGCAAAGAAGAAGATTTTCTCCTGCCGATATTCGCCGGTGAAGGCGATTATTCCGATGAATGTATCTGGGAGATGCTGCAGCAGCATATTATACTCCGCAGGGAAATCTGGCGTCTCAGACAGGCGCATTCTGTTGAAATCCTTGTCCGAATCGGAGAGCTACTGATGGAACATATTCGACATGAGGAGCGAATTGTCTTCCCATTTATTGAAGAACAATCTTCGAACGAAACCCTCCGGGAAATTAACGACGCACTGGAAGAATAA